One part of the Clostridium thermosuccinogenes genome encodes these proteins:
- a CDS encoding gluconeogenesis factor YvcK family protein yields MRLIEWFRPGIKLKRWIALGVAGIACISVGLSFLITEIYPSIEKIVLSVILIISGCIDIFFSIKYATKAFIKIISYGGGFRVSLDADRLSDLLYEKRILIKGPKIVAIGGGTGLSTMLRGLKAYSSNITAIVTVADDGGGSGILRQDLGMLPPGDIRNCVLALADTEPIMEKLLQYRFEDGILKGQSFGNLFLAAMNNISDSFEEAVRKMSDVLAVTGNVLPVTLDDVNLCAELEDGYIIRGESKIGKHNTTHPGRIKRVYLEPENAKALQDALDAIMEADLVILGPGSLYTSIIPNLLVDGVCDVIKKSKAVKIYVCNVMTQPGETEGYTVYDHIKAIEDHSFAGIVDYCIVNTADIPDDLKKNYLDDGAELVKVDYAKIKKAGVSIIQGDFVSIRNNLVRHDANKLASVIIDMVAEKVLAKDKKRIIDYYYVKDRLKSRVI; encoded by the coding sequence ATGAGGTTGATTGAGTGGTTCAGGCCGGGTATAAAGCTGAAAAGATGGATTGCGCTGGGCGTGGCAGGTATTGCATGCATCAGCGTCGGATTATCGTTTCTGATAACAGAGATATATCCCAGTATAGAGAAAATAGTGCTTTCCGTCATACTTATAATATCCGGATGTATTGATATATTCTTTTCCATCAAATATGCTACAAAGGCTTTTATCAAAATAATTTCCTATGGCGGTGGTTTCAGGGTATCTTTAGATGCCGACCGGCTCAGTGACCTTTTGTATGAGAAGCGGATACTCATCAAGGGACCTAAAATTGTTGCCATCGGCGGCGGCACCGGACTTTCAACCATGCTCAGGGGACTTAAGGCATACAGCTCCAATATAACCGCAATTGTTACCGTTGCAGATGACGGCGGAGGCTCCGGTATTTTAAGGCAGGATCTTGGAATGCTTCCCCCGGGGGATATACGAAATTGCGTGCTCGCCCTGGCGGATACGGAGCCCATAATGGAAAAGCTGCTTCAGTATCGCTTTGAAGATGGAATACTAAAAGGCCAGAGCTTTGGCAATCTCTTTCTTGCAGCTATGAATAACATTTCCGACAGTTTTGAAGAAGCTGTGCGCAAAATGAGCGATGTCCTTGCAGTTACAGGAAATGTGCTCCCTGTGACCTTGGATGACGTAAATCTATGTGCCGAACTGGAAGATGGATATATAATCCGGGGTGAGTCTAAAATTGGCAAGCACAATACCACCCATCCCGGAAGGATAAAAAGGGTGTATTTGGAGCCTGAGAATGCGAAGGCGCTGCAGGATGCCCTCGATGCCATAATGGAAGCCGATTTGGTGATTCTTGGCCCGGGAAGTCTTTATACCAGCATTATACCCAATCTGTTGGTTGACGGTGTGTGCGATGTGATAAAGAAATCCAAGGCGGTAAAGATATATGTATGCAATGTCATGACCCAGCCCGGAGAAACGGAAGGATATACCGTATACGACCATATAAAGGCTATTGAAGACCATTCCTTTGCCGGAATAGTGGATTACTGCATTGTAAATACAGCGGATATACCTGACGATTTGAAAAAGAACTATCTGGACGATGGGGCAGAGCTGGTGAAGGTGGATTATGCCAAAATCAAGAAGGCCGGAGTCAGTATAATTCAAGGGGATTTTGTAAGCATAAGGAACAATCTTGTAAGACATGATGCCAACAAACTGGCAAGCGTAATTATCGACATGGTGGCAGAAAAAGTTCTGGCAAAGGATAAAAAGCGTATAATAGACTATTACTATGTGAAAGACAGGCTGAAAAGCAGGGTAATATAG
- the rapZ gene encoding RNase adapter RapZ, which produces MRFVIISGVSGAGKSQVVKYLEDLGYFCVDNLPPALLPKFAEICSKSSESIDKVALVIDVRGGALLKDLFPGLQALNEAGFAYELLFLEASDEVLIKRYKETRRSHPLAPEGRVIKGIREERRILQEIKDRADHVIDTSNLTTRQLKDEIFSIFSQGKSFKGIIISIITFGFKYGIPIDCDLVFDVRFIPNPYYIPSMKKLTGKNEAVKRYVLECSETETFLAKLIDMLEFLIPNYIKEGKSQLVIGIGCTGGRHRSVAIGDKVYNMLLERQHSVVIDHRDIEKDGRGAVK; this is translated from the coding sequence ATGAGATTTGTAATAATATCTGGAGTATCGGGAGCCGGTAAAAGCCAGGTGGTAAAGTATCTGGAGGATCTGGGATATTTTTGCGTCGACAACCTGCCACCGGCATTGCTCCCCAAATTTGCAGAAATATGCAGCAAAAGCAGTGAGAGCATTGACAAAGTAGCCCTGGTTATAGATGTCCGGGGTGGCGCACTTTTAAAGGACTTGTTTCCTGGGCTTCAGGCGTTGAATGAGGCGGGTTTTGCCTACGAGCTGCTGTTCCTTGAAGCTTCGGACGAAGTGTTGATAAAGCGGTACAAGGAGACCAGAAGAAGTCACCCCCTTGCCCCTGAGGGCAGAGTCATCAAAGGCATAAGAGAAGAGCGGAGAATACTGCAGGAAATTAAAGACAGGGCTGACCATGTAATAGATACTTCCAATCTTACTACGAGGCAGCTGAAGGACGAAATATTCAGTATTTTTTCCCAGGGAAAGAGCTTTAAAGGTATAATCATCAGCATTATAACCTTTGGTTTTAAATATGGAATACCCATTGACTGCGATCTCGTATTTGATGTCAGATTTATACCCAACCCATATTATATACCATCCATGAAAAAGCTCACAGGAAAAAATGAAGCCGTAAAACGTTACGTATTGGAATGCAGTGAAACAGAAACATTTTTGGCCAAGTTGATAGATATGCTGGAATTCTTGATACCAAATTATATCAAAGAAGGAAAATCCCAGTTGGTTATCGGCATTGGATGCACCGGAGGAAGACACAGGTCGGTGGCCATCGGGGACAAGGTTTATAATATGCTGTTGGAGAGACAGCACAGCGTTGTAATAGACCACAGAGATATTGAAAAGGACGGCAGGGGTGCTGTTAAATGA
- the murB gene encoding UDP-N-acetylmuramate dehydrogenase, producing the protein MDKNYIAGALGEIAGTENVFVDEPMKNHTSFKVGGPADILVTPKNTADVCRIVKLLKNEGVPFFIMGNGTNLVVRDKGIRGVVIKLLDNFSRYTVKGDVIEAEAGILISKLSRIAMEHGLTGLEFAEGIPGTLGGAIAMNAGAYNGEIRDVAERTEYMDMNGDIRTVCGSEHQFGKRTSFIQTRGGVVLKTELRLKKGSVDEIKALMDEFKRRRKETQPLELPSAGSVFKRPEGYYTGKLVQDCGLRGYRIGGAEVSTKHCGFIVNIDNAKAEDIINLIKHIQYTVKDRFGVDLQTEVKIIGEE; encoded by the coding sequence TTGGACAAAAATTATATTGCTGGAGCATTGGGGGAAATTGCCGGAACTGAAAATGTATTTGTTGACGAACCGATGAAAAATCATACCTCCTTTAAGGTAGGAGGGCCTGCGGATATATTAGTTACCCCAAAGAATACGGCAGATGTTTGCCGAATAGTCAAGTTGCTGAAGAACGAGGGGGTTCCGTTCTTCATAATGGGGAATGGTACGAACCTTGTAGTTAGGGATAAAGGGATAAGAGGAGTAGTAATAAAACTGCTGGACAATTTTAGCCGTTACACGGTCAAAGGTGATGTCATCGAAGCCGAAGCAGGAATATTGATCTCAAAGCTCTCCAGGATTGCAATGGAACATGGTCTGACCGGTCTTGAGTTTGCCGAGGGAATACCCGGCACGCTGGGCGGTGCAATAGCTATGAATGCGGGAGCGTATAACGGTGAGATCAGAGATGTGGCAGAAAGAACAGAATACATGGATATGAACGGAGACATCCGAACGGTGTGCGGAAGTGAGCATCAATTTGGCAAGAGGACCAGCTTTATCCAGACGAGAGGCGGAGTAGTTCTAAAGACTGAGCTCAGGCTTAAAAAGGGTTCTGTCGACGAGATAAAAGCTCTCATGGATGAATTTAAAAGAAGGCGCAAGGAAACACAGCCATTGGAATTGCCCAGTGCAGGAAGTGTCTTTAAGCGTCCGGAAGGTTATTACACCGGAAAGCTAGTACAGGATTGCGGATTAAGGGGATACAGAATCGGAGGAGCGGAGGTTTCCACAAAGCACTGCGGATTTATTGTAAATATAGATAATGCAAAAGCCGAGGACATCATCAATCTCATAAAACATATACAATACACGGTGAAAGACAGGTTTGGAGTGGATCTGCAAACAGAAGTCAAAATAATTGGAGAAGAGTGA
- a CDS encoding phosphatase, protein MKLVVDTHTHTISSGHAYSTVQEMAKEASNNGIKMFAVTDHGPAMLGAPQLYHFANLKVIPKELYGVRIIRGVEANIIDYSGKLDMPDEYLARLEFVIASLHDVCITPATVEQHTNALINALKNPYVDVVAHPGNPAFQVDIQKVVEAAKENGKLIEINNASFRVRKGCEENCREFAYRCKENGVRVVCGSDAHISFDVGVFEKVCKILEDVDMPEELVLNTSTEKMEEFLMERKKRLGIGVR, encoded by the coding sequence GTGAAATTAGTTGTTGATACACATACGCATACAATATCCAGCGGACATGCTTACAGTACAGTGCAGGAAATGGCGAAGGAAGCTTCGAATAACGGAATAAAGATGTTTGCAGTCACCGATCACGGACCGGCGATGCTGGGAGCACCGCAGTTATATCATTTTGCAAACCTCAAGGTAATTCCCAAGGAATTATATGGAGTTCGAATTATCAGAGGAGTGGAAGCCAACATAATTGATTATTCCGGGAAGCTGGATATGCCGGATGAATATCTGGCAAGGCTTGAATTTGTCATAGCGAGCCTTCATGATGTTTGCATAACTCCCGCTACGGTTGAGCAGCACACCAATGCGCTGATAAATGCTCTGAAAAATCCCTATGTCGATGTGGTAGCCCATCCTGGGAACCCTGCTTTTCAGGTTGATATTCAAAAGGTGGTTGAAGCTGCAAAGGAAAACGGCAAATTAATAGAGATAAACAATGCTTCCTTTAGAGTGAGAAAGGGATGCGAGGAAAACTGCAGAGAATTTGCCTACCGGTGCAAGGAAAATGGTGTGAGAGTGGTTTGCGGAAGCGATGCTCATATAAGCTTTGATGTGGGAGTCTTTGAAAAAGTTTGTAAGATTCTTGAGGATGTCGATATGCCGGAAGAGCTTGTCCTCAATACCTCAACCGAAAAGATGGAGGAGTTTTTGATGGAGAGAAAGAAAAGGCTGGGCATCGGTGTTAGATGA
- the hprK gene encoding HPr(Ser) kinase/phosphatase, with product MFSVSLREIMDEFQLEDVSDCHRVDDIQITTSDINRPGLQLFGYLEYFGNDRIQIIGKGETEYLASLTPEERLSRLDNFFKCGFPCMVVARGLDIFPEMLEVSKRYDIPVLRSNDVTSKFLSGLIRYLNVQLAPRTTMHGVLVEVYGEGILMLGESGVGKSETALELVKRGHRLVADDAVEVRRVSDKTLVGTAPDIIRHFIEIRGIGILDVKNLYGVGSVKMTENIDLVVHLELWDVNKNYDRLGLVDEYTDILGIKVPSLTIPVRPGRNLAIIMEVAAMNNRQKNMGYNAAKVLNERFMKEISKGSENL from the coding sequence GTGTTTTCTGTTAGTCTTAGGGAGATAATGGATGAGTTTCAGTTGGAGGATGTAAGTGACTGCCACAGGGTTGATGATATACAGATTACGACTTCCGATATAAACCGGCCGGGTTTGCAATTGTTTGGCTATCTGGAATATTTCGGAAACGACAGGATTCAGATTATTGGCAAGGGTGAGACGGAATATCTGGCAAGTCTTACGCCGGAAGAGCGCTTAAGCAGACTCGATAATTTTTTCAAATGCGGTTTTCCGTGCATGGTAGTAGCCAGGGGACTGGATATTTTTCCTGAGATGCTGGAAGTATCAAAGCGTTATGATATTCCGGTTTTGAGATCCAATGATGTGACATCCAAATTTTTGTCAGGGCTGATAAGGTATCTGAATGTGCAGCTGGCCCCGAGGACAACGATGCATGGAGTGCTGGTGGAAGTTTACGGCGAAGGAATTTTGATGCTGGGTGAAAGCGGAGTCGGCAAGAGCGAAACGGCTCTTGAACTGGTTAAAAGAGGCCACCGTCTTGTAGCTGATGATGCGGTGGAAGTGAGAAGAGTGTCGGACAAGACATTGGTTGGCACAGCCCCGGATATAATCAGGCATTTTATAGAGATAAGGGGCATAGGCATACTGGATGTAAAGAACCTATACGGCGTAGGGTCCGTAAAAATGACAGAAAACATCGACCTTGTAGTTCACCTGGAGCTGTGGGATGTTAATAAAAACTATGACAGGCTGGGTTTGGTGGATGAATATACGGACATACTCGGTATAAAGGTGCCTTCTTTGACTATTCCCGTAAGACCGGGAAGAAATCTGGCGATAATTATGGAAGTGGCTGCCATGAACAACAGGCAGAAGAATATGGGTTACAATGCAGCGAAGGTGCTTAACGAAAGATTTATGAAGGAGATAAGCAAGGGATCTGAAAATCTGTAG
- a CDS encoding glutamine--tRNA ligase/YqeY domain fusion protein has product MSNTAECNNPERKNPESTVENKEVPGYSNFIQDIIDEDLKSGRYNKVHTRFPPEPNGYLHIGHAKAICIDFGLAARNGGLCNLRFDDTNPSKEDTEYVESIQEDIKWLGFDWEDRMYYASDYFDQLFDFAVELIKMGKAYVCDLTADEIREYRGTLTEPGRESPYRNRSVEENLDLFYRMKAGEFEDGSRVLRAKIDMASPNLNMRDPVMYRILRAHHHRTGNKWCIYPMYDFAHPLSDYLEGITHSICTLEFEDHRPLYDWFLEALNLKNRPRQIEFARLNLTYTVMSKRKLLRLVKEGYVSGWDDPRMPTISGLRRRGYTPEAIRDFCERIGVAKSNSTVDFALLEHCIREDLNARAPRVMAVLRPLKVVIDNYPDGQVEEFDVEINPENPGMGTRKVPFSKVIYIEKDDFMENPPKKFFRLAPGQEVRLKNAYFIKCERVVKDESTGEIVELHCTYDPLSRGGNSPDGRKVKGTLHWVSAEHAIDVEVRLYDNLFANPNPGEEKEGMDFISNLNPNSLEVLHSCKVEPNLAGAKPGDRFQFLRMGYFCVDPDSTDGKLVFNRIAALKDTWAKVASKE; this is encoded by the coding sequence ATGAGTAATACTGCAGAATGCAACAATCCTGAAAGAAAAAATCCCGAATCAACTGTTGAGAACAAAGAAGTTCCAGGTTATTCCAATTTTATTCAGGATATAATAGATGAAGATTTAAAATCCGGCAGGTATAACAAGGTGCATACGAGATTTCCACCGGAGCCGAACGGTTACCTGCATATAGGGCATGCCAAGGCCATATGCATTGATTTCGGACTGGCAGCGAGAAATGGCGGGCTTTGCAATCTCAGGTTCGATGATACCAACCCGAGCAAGGAAGACACCGAGTATGTGGAATCCATCCAGGAAGATATCAAGTGGCTTGGATTTGACTGGGAAGACAGAATGTACTATGCTTCCGATTATTTCGACCAGCTGTTTGATTTTGCCGTTGAGCTTATAAAGATGGGCAAGGCATATGTTTGCGATTTGACGGCCGATGAGATAAGGGAATACCGCGGAACGCTGACCGAACCAGGCCGGGAAAGCCCTTACAGGAACAGGAGTGTGGAAGAAAACCTTGATCTTTTCTACCGCATGAAAGCAGGAGAGTTTGAGGATGGATCGAGGGTTTTAAGGGCAAAAATAGATATGGCTTCGCCCAACCTCAATATGAGAGACCCTGTAATGTATCGCATACTTAGGGCTCACCACCACAGAACCGGAAACAAATGGTGCATATACCCCATGTACGATTTTGCCCATCCCTTGTCGGATTATCTGGAGGGCATCACCCACTCCATATGCACCCTGGAGTTTGAAGACCACAGACCTTTATACGACTGGTTCCTTGAAGCACTGAACCTGAAAAACCGCCCGAGGCAGATTGAATTTGCAAGGCTTAACCTCACTTATACGGTGATGAGCAAGAGAAAGCTGCTGAGGCTGGTGAAAGAAGGTTATGTGTCAGGCTGGGACGACCCAAGAATGCCCACCATATCAGGACTTAGAAGGAGAGGGTATACCCCTGAAGCCATAAGGGATTTCTGCGAGCGCATCGGTGTGGCAAAAAGCAACAGCACGGTGGATTTTGCCCTGCTGGAGCATTGCATCCGGGAGGACCTGAACGCAAGAGCGCCCCGTGTAATGGCAGTACTCCGTCCTTTGAAAGTAGTTATTGACAATTATCCGGACGGCCAGGTAGAAGAGTTTGATGTGGAAATAAATCCGGAAAACCCTGGCATGGGTACGAGGAAAGTCCCCTTTTCCAAGGTCATATACATTGAAAAGGATGACTTTATGGAAAATCCGCCCAAGAAATTTTTCAGGCTTGCTCCGGGACAGGAGGTAAGGCTTAAAAATGCTTACTTCATAAAGTGTGAAAGGGTTGTAAAAGATGAAAGCACCGGTGAAATAGTGGAGCTGCATTGTACTTATGATCCCCTGTCCAGAGGCGGAAATTCTCCGGACGGACGCAAGGTTAAAGGCACATTGCACTGGGTTTCTGCAGAGCATGCAATTGATGTGGAAGTCCGCCTGTATGACAACCTGTTTGCCAATCCAAACCCGGGAGAGGAAAAGGAAGGCATGGACTTCATATCCAATCTCAACCCCAACTCCCTGGAAGTGCTGCATTCCTGCAAGGTTGAACCCAATCTGGCAGGTGCGAAACCTGGGGACCGGTTCCAGTTCTTAAGGATGGGTTACTTCTGTGTGGACCCTGATTCCACTGACGGAAAGCTGGTATTCAACCGCATTGCTGCTTTGAAAGACACCTGGGCGAAGGTGGCATCGAAGGAGTAA
- the gltX gene encoding glutamate--tRNA ligase, which produces MAVEVRTRYAPSPTGYMHIGNLRTALYEYLIAKSNNGKFILRIEDTDQERYVEGAVDLIYRTLKLVGLKHDEGPDIGGEYGPYVQSQRKDTYMPYAKKLVEQGDAYYCFCTKERLAKLREEQEAAGMTCRYDRHCLSLSKEEVERKLAAGEPFVIRQKMPQSGVTTFEDAVYGTITVDNSELEDQILIKSDGLPTYNFANVIDDHLMRITHVVRGSEYLSSTPKYNLLYKAFGWEIPTYVHLPLITKTDGAKISKRAGDASFEDLMEMGYLPEAIVNYVALLGWSPGTNQEIFSLQELEKVFNIDGISKSPAAFDFAKLNWFNGEYIRKLSLEEFNNLAKPYYEKAIANKNIDFMKISKLLQVRTEVLKTIPETVDFIDALPDYDKELYVHKKSKTNLENSLESLKAAVPVLEAIEDWNEQTIHDELLKLVEKMGIKNSQMLWPIRIAISGKLVTPGGAIEIADILGKEETIRRIKIGIEKLSA; this is translated from the coding sequence ATGGCAGTGGAAGTAAGGACGAGATATGCGCCAAGTCCTACAGGTTACATGCATATTGGAAACTTAAGGACTGCTCTTTATGAGTACCTTATAGCAAAGTCGAACAATGGGAAGTTCATCCTTAGGATCGAAGATACCGATCAGGAAAGGTATGTGGAAGGAGCTGTCGACTTAATATACAGAACTCTCAAGCTGGTAGGATTAAAGCATGATGAGGGGCCGGATATAGGCGGAGAATACGGACCTTATGTGCAAAGCCAGCGGAAGGATACATACATGCCCTATGCAAAAAAGCTGGTGGAGCAGGGAGATGCATATTACTGCTTCTGCACCAAGGAGAGGCTGGCCAAGCTTAGGGAGGAGCAGGAAGCGGCGGGAATGACATGCAGATATGACCGTCACTGCCTAAGCCTTAGCAAGGAAGAAGTTGAAAGAAAGCTTGCTGCCGGGGAGCCTTTTGTTATACGGCAGAAAATGCCTCAATCCGGTGTGACTACCTTTGAGGACGCGGTATATGGAACCATCACTGTGGACAACAGCGAGCTGGAGGATCAGATACTGATTAAATCCGATGGCCTGCCGACTTACAATTTTGCCAACGTGATAGATGACCATCTGATGAGAATAACCCATGTTGTCAGAGGTTCGGAATACCTTTCATCCACTCCGAAATATAATTTGCTGTATAAGGCCTTCGGATGGGAGATACCTACTTATGTACACCTTCCCTTGATAACAAAGACGGATGGAGCAAAGATTAGCAAACGGGCAGGAGATGCCTCCTTTGAGGATTTGATGGAAATGGGGTATCTGCCGGAAGCCATAGTCAACTATGTGGCTCTTTTAGGTTGGAGTCCTGGGACCAACCAGGAAATATTCTCTCTCCAAGAGTTAGAAAAAGTATTCAACATAGATGGCATCAGCAAATCGCCGGCGGCTTTTGATTTTGCAAAGCTCAACTGGTTTAACGGCGAATATATAAGAAAATTAAGCCTTGAGGAATTTAATAATCTGGCAAAGCCTTATTATGAAAAGGCTATAGCCAATAAGAACATTGATTTTATGAAGATAAGCAAGCTGCTGCAGGTAAGGACAGAAGTTCTCAAGACCATACCTGAAACCGTCGATTTTATTGATGCATTGCCGGATTATGACAAGGAGCTGTATGTCCACAAAAAGTCGAAGACCAATCTGGAAAACTCTCTGGAAAGCCTTAAAGCTGCAGTGCCTGTTCTTGAAGCAATTGAAGATTGGAATGAGCAGACGATACACGATGAATTGCTGAAGCTGGTGGAAAAGATGGGCATAAAGAACAGCCAGATGTTGTGGCCGATAAGAATAGCCATATCAGGAAAGCTGGTAACGCCCGGAGGTGCTATAGAGATTGCCGATATCCTTGGGAAGGAAGAGACGATAAGGAGAATTAAAATCGGCATTGAGAAATTATCTGCTTAG
- a CDS encoding OmpA/MotB family protein — translation MRRLRKRTDGSGVEAGNWLTTYSDLVTNLLCLFVLLFSFATVDRAKFEQFARSMQSSYLEMSKGEIYTKNNGQSLVSLIADYNAVGGQDSVTSNASVGEDMTLEEFKINVDKAISDLGLDEYISVIEETTEVTLRFNSLILFDSGKADIKSSGEEVLKKLGDFLAKLDNEILIQGHTDSLPINTPQFPSNWELSTKRATNVVKFLIANCGVDPAKVTPTGNAEFRPVAPNDTEANRQKNRRIDIVIIK, via the coding sequence ATGAGACGTCTGAGAAAAAGGACCGATGGTTCCGGCGTAGAAGCCGGCAATTGGCTGACAACATACAGCGATCTTGTGACAAACCTCTTGTGCCTTTTCGTGCTGCTATTTTCCTTTGCGACGGTTGACAGAGCAAAATTTGAGCAATTCGCAAGATCAATGCAAAGCAGCTATCTGGAAATGAGCAAAGGGGAAATCTATACGAAAAACAACGGGCAGTCGTTGGTAAGCCTTATAGCTGATTACAATGCTGTGGGCGGGCAGGATTCAGTAACCAGCAACGCTTCAGTGGGCGAGGACATGACCCTGGAGGAGTTTAAAATCAATGTTGACAAGGCAATAAGCGACCTGGGGTTGGATGAATATATCAGTGTTATCGAAGAAACGACAGAAGTTACGCTGAGGTTTAATTCCCTCATCCTGTTTGATTCGGGAAAAGCAGACATAAAAAGCTCTGGTGAGGAAGTACTTAAAAAACTGGGAGATTTCCTGGCAAAGCTGGATAATGAAATATTGATACAAGGCCATACGGACAGTCTTCCTATAAATACCCCTCAGTTTCCTTCCAACTGGGAGCTATCCACCAAGAGAGCTACCAATGTGGTGAAATTCCTGATAGCCAATTGCGGTGTGGACCCGGCAAAAGTAACGCCTACAGGCAATGCGGAATTCAGACCGGTGGCACCCAATGATACCGAGGCCAACCGGCAGAAAAACAGAAGGATAGACATAGTGATTATAAAATAA
- a CDS encoding motility protein A, producing the protein MDKTTLLGLIFGTACIIVPMFLGGKPSAYWDLKSILITIGGAVSSTLTSYRPAEAIQILKVTAKAFRDKGIELEKTVKTLVDLSHKARREGLLSLEAEMENINDEFMRQSIQLVVDGVEPDVIIETMDLELESIEARHKRGQGMYKTLGAMFPAWGMIGTLVGLVVMLKSLDDPDSLGPAMSTALITTFYGSVLANLIALPIANKLAIKSEEELHEKRLIVEGILSIQAGENPRIMEQKLKTFLSPEQKRRYDELTQERDEREEKAQPNFSSTLG; encoded by the coding sequence ATGGATAAAACTACTTTATTAGGTCTTATTTTTGGTACAGCATGTATTATTGTTCCTATGTTTTTAGGTGGTAAACCTTCAGCTTACTGGGATTTAAAATCTATTCTCATCACAATAGGAGGAGCTGTTTCTTCCACCTTGACGAGCTATCGTCCTGCTGAAGCTATTCAGATCTTGAAGGTTACAGCAAAAGCTTTTAGGGACAAGGGTATTGAGTTGGAAAAGACAGTAAAGACCTTGGTTGACCTTTCCCATAAAGCTAGGCGTGAAGGTCTGCTTTCACTGGAAGCAGAAATGGAAAATATTAATGATGAGTTTATGAGGCAATCTATACAGCTTGTAGTCGATGGAGTAGAGCCCGATGTAATAATTGAAACCATGGATTTGGAGCTGGAAAGCATAGAAGCCCGTCATAAAAGAGGGCAGGGAATGTATAAAACTTTGGGTGCGATGTTTCCTGCATGGGGTATGATAGGTACCTTGGTCGGGCTTGTCGTAATGCTAAAATCTTTGGATGATCCCGATTCTCTTGGGCCTGCAATGTCGACTGCCCTGATAACCACCTTTTACGGCAGCGTGCTGGCAAACCTGATCGCTTTGCCCATTGCCAACAAGCTTGCGATAAAGAGCGAGGAAGAGCTGCATGAAAAAAGGTTGATAGTAGAAGGTATTCTATCCATACAAGCTGGTGAGAACCCGAGGATAATGGAGCAAAAACTCAAGACTTTCCTTTCGCCCGAGCAAAAGCGGCGTTATGATGAGTTAACCCAGGAACGTGATGAAAGGGAAGAAAAGGCTCAACCGAATTTTAGTTCAACGTTAGGATGA